A genomic window from Yoonia rosea includes:
- a CDS encoding DnaA ATPase domain-containing protein — translation MSDQLAFDWPTGVALGPDDFFVSEANAQAYAMLDTPETWPERKLALIGPTGSGKSHLARVFQSQNDAVLVEAATIGADFRTDAKTVIIEDIEGLPTLAEEAVFHLHNNLRNARGTLLLTSHVPPSRWSIALPDLASRMQATTVVQITNPDDALLSALIMKLFSDRQINPQPHLVQYLTTRIERSYAAAAEIVARLDTAALAQGRKINKALAAELLDKM, via the coding sequence ATGTCAGACCAGCTCGCTTTCGACTGGCCAACGGGTGTTGCGCTGGGGCCTGATGATTTCTTTGTCTCCGAGGCGAACGCGCAGGCCTATGCCATGCTAGACACGCCCGAGACATGGCCAGAGCGTAAACTGGCCCTGATCGGCCCGACAGGCAGTGGCAAAAGCCATTTGGCGCGCGTGTTCCAAAGCCAGAATGACGCGGTCTTGGTTGAGGCCGCAACGATTGGCGCTGATTTCCGGACCGACGCGAAAACGGTTATCATCGAAGATATCGAGGGGCTGCCGACCCTGGCCGAGGAAGCGGTGTTCCACCTTCACAACAATCTGCGCAATGCGCGCGGTACTTTGCTGCTCACGTCGCATGTGCCGCCAAGCCGCTGGTCTATCGCCCTGCCTGATCTGGCCAGCCGGATGCAGGCGACCACCGTTGTGCAAATCACCAACCCCGACGATGCGCTGCTATCGGCGCTGATCATGAAGCTCTTTTCTGACCGGCAGATCAACCCGCAGCCCCATCTGGTCCAGTATCTGACCACCCGTATCGAACGGTCCTATGCGGCCGCCGCCGAGATCGTCGCCCGTCTGGATACGGCCGCCTTGGCGCAGGGTCGCAAGATCAACAAGGCACTCGCCGCCGAGCTGCTGGACAAAATGTAA
- a CDS encoding RNA degradosome polyphosphate kinase, whose amino-acid sequence MIDANFLEGAYPAPTTLDIDPESPARFVNRELSWIGFNWRVLEEAENPRVPLLERLRFLSISATNLDEFYTVRVAGLRELANEGNVTPGLDGLTPAEQLVDIDISARALMTRQQTVFTELQTLMAEQDIHILDRAALSDDDINYLEDVFLEQVFPVLSPLAIDPAHPFPFLPNEGFALALQLERPSDKRQLRSLLPVPAQIARFVALPAETGHRFLPLEELLVLHIGRLFPGYKMKGSCAFKVLRDSDLELEDEAEDLVREFETALKRRRRGEVVRLKLSAGAPSALKTLIMSELHVTEDTVVEVDGLIGIADLGELVLDSRPDLLWPTFSPRVPERVQDHDGDMFAAIRQKDMLLHHPYETFDMVVRFLTQAARDPNVVAIKQTLYRTSKRSPIVEALCEAAEDGKSVTALVELKARFDEAANIRQSRRLERAGAHVVYGFLKFKTHAKISTVVRREGDKLVTYTHFGTGNYHPITARIYTDLSLFTCDADLGRDATKVFNYLSGYAQPEGLQNLSISPLTLKQSLLDSIAKEAENAQAGKPAVIWAKMNSLIETDVIDALYAASQAGVKISLVVRGICGLRPGVKGLSENIRVKSIVGRFLEHSRIVCFGNGNTLPSKKAKVYISSADWMGRNLNRRVETLVEIKNPTVKAQIVSQIMAANMADIAQSWVMAADGSFTRAPVEEGVFAFNCHRFFMENPSLSGRGSAGASDVPQLTHTDD is encoded by the coding sequence ATGATCGACGCAAATTTCTTAGAAGGGGCATACCCCGCCCCCACGACACTCGATATTGACCCAGAAAGCCCCGCGCGTTTCGTGAACCGCGAGCTGAGCTGGATCGGCTTTAACTGGCGCGTGCTGGAAGAGGCGGAAAACCCGCGCGTGCCTTTGCTGGAGCGGCTGCGGTTTCTGTCGATTTCAGCCACCAACCTTGATGAATTCTATACCGTGCGCGTCGCCGGCCTGCGCGAATTGGCAAATGAGGGGAATGTGACCCCTGGCCTTGACGGCCTGACACCGGCCGAGCAGCTCGTGGACATCGATATTTCCGCGCGCGCGCTGATGACGCGCCAGCAAACGGTCTTTACCGAATTGCAAACGCTGATGGCCGAACAGGATATCCATATTCTGGACCGCGCAGCCCTCAGCGACGATGACATCAACTATCTTGAAGACGTGTTTCTGGAACAGGTGTTTCCGGTTCTTTCGCCCCTCGCGATTGACCCCGCACACCCGTTCCCGTTTCTGCCCAACGAGGGTTTCGCACTGGCACTCCAGCTTGAGCGGCCCAGCGACAAACGCCAGTTGCGGTCACTTCTGCCAGTGCCCGCGCAAATCGCCCGCTTTGTGGCACTGCCCGCCGAAACAGGGCACCGCTTTCTGCCGCTAGAAGAGCTTCTGGTGCTGCATATCGGGCGGCTTTTCCCCGGCTACAAGATGAAGGGCAGTTGCGCTTTCAAGGTCCTGCGCGACAGCGATCTGGAACTGGAAGACGAAGCCGAAGACCTTGTGCGCGAGTTTGAAACCGCCCTGAAACGGCGCCGGCGTGGCGAGGTTGTGCGCCTGAAACTCTCGGCTGGCGCACCTTCAGCGCTCAAAACACTGATCATGTCGGAACTGCATGTGACCGAAGATACCGTGGTCGAGGTCGACGGCCTGATCGGGATCGCCGATCTGGGCGAACTGGTTCTGGACAGCCGTCCTGATCTATTGTGGCCAACCTTTTCACCACGTGTGCCGGAACGTGTGCAGGATCATGACGGCGATATGTTCGCCGCAATCCGGCAAAAGGACATGCTGCTGCATCACCCCTATGAAACCTTTGACATGGTGGTGCGCTTTCTGACACAGGCCGCGCGCGATCCAAATGTCGTGGCGATCAAACAAACGCTCTATCGCACCTCCAAACGCTCGCCCATCGTCGAGGCGCTTTGTGAGGCCGCCGAAGACGGCAAATCGGTTACCGCGCTGGTCGAGCTGAAAGCCCGTTTCGACGAGGCCGCAAACATCCGCCAGTCGCGGCGACTGGAACGCGCGGGCGCGCATGTTGTCTACGGGTTTCTGAAGTTCAAAACCCACGCCAAGATCTCCACAGTGGTCCGGCGCGAAGGTGACAAACTGGTGACCTATACCCACTTTGGCACCGGAAACTACCACCCCATTACCGCGCGCATCTACACCGACCTGAGCCTGTTCACCTGCGATGCCGATCTGGGCCGAGATGCCACCAAGGTATTCAATTATCTTTCGGGTTACGCCCAGCCGGAGGGGTTACAGAACCTGTCGATCTCACCGCTCACGCTCAAGCAGAGCTTGTTAGACAGTATCGCGAAAGAGGCCGAGAACGCGCAGGCAGGCAAGCCCGCAGTGATCTGGGCCAAAATGAACTCATTGATCGAAACCGACGTGATCGACGCGTTATATGCGGCAAGTCAGGCCGGCGTGAAAATCAGCCTTGTCGTGCGCGGCATTTGCGGGCTGCGGCCCGGTGTCAAAGGCCTGTCGGAAAATATCCGCGTGAAATCCATTGTCGGCCGGTTTCTGGAACATTCGCGCATTGTCTGCTTTGGCAACGGCAATACGCTGCCGTCCAAAAAGGCGAAGGTCTATATCAGTTCCGCCGACTGGATGGGGCGCAACCTCAACCGGCGGGTCGAGACACTGGTCGAAATCAAGAACCCCACGGTCAAGGCCCAGATCGTCAGCCAGATCATGGCCGCGAATATGGCCGATATCGCACAAAGCTGGGTGATGGCGGCAGACGGCAGCTTTACCCGCGCACCGGTCGAGGAAGGGGTTTTCGCCTTCAACTGCCACCGCTTCTTCATGGAGAACCCGTCACTCTCGGGTCGTGGTTCGGCAGGCGCATCCGACGTTCCGCAGTTGACGCATACGGATGATTGA
- a CDS encoding Ppx/GppA family phosphatase translates to MTQAPAEETIDWGPFGRPLFEDAAAKRLSRVGVIDVGSNSVRLVVFDGAARSPAYFYNEKIMCALGAGLSQTGHLNPEGRVRALSAIRRFAALAEGMGIPPLTAVATAAVREASDGKEFQEDVLRETGIKLWIIDGQEEARLSAQGVLLGWPGSYGLVCDIGGSSMELADLADGRVGNRLTSALGPLKLREIKGGRKAVKAYVRETMAQLHDQMGNATGMRLFLVGGSWRAIARVDMERRGYPLTVLHEYRMSARQISKTAEYIRGSDLNELRGRCNISDSRMTLVPLATIVLKELMRTFKPKDVAISSYGIREGMLYEQMPRALRERDPLIEACRFVEAKDARLPGFGRVLYEFIKPLFPRANWQRKRIIKAACLLHDVSWRAHPDYRAEVTFDNATRANLGGLKHYERVFLGLALMNRYTSKTANSRFTPLFAMLDESQIKEAEILGKAMRLGAMLWLTADEKPGTLKWKPQKRELKLSLTEHARPLFGEVAQVRFAALATAMDATSTVEFTK, encoded by the coding sequence ATGACACAAGCGCCTGCCGAGGAAACAATCGACTGGGGGCCGTTCGGGCGTCCTCTGTTTGAGGATGCTGCCGCCAAACGCCTTAGCCGCGTGGGTGTGATTGACGTGGGCTCGAACTCGGTTCGTCTTGTCGTGTTTGATGGTGCGGCTCGCTCGCCCGCTTATTTCTACAACGAAAAAATCATGTGCGCGCTGGGTGCGGGCCTGTCCCAGACAGGGCACCTGAACCCCGAAGGCCGCGTGCGGGCGCTGTCGGCGATCCGCCGTTTTGCAGCACTGGCCGAAGGGATGGGTATCCCCCCTCTGACAGCCGTGGCCACGGCAGCAGTCCGCGAAGCCAGCGACGGCAAGGAATTCCAGGAAGATGTCCTGCGCGAAACGGGCATCAAGCTCTGGATCATCGACGGACAGGAAGAGGCGCGCCTGTCGGCGCAAGGCGTATTGCTGGGCTGGCCCGGCAGCTATGGTCTTGTTTGCGATATCGGCGGGTCTTCGATGGAGCTTGCTGATCTGGCGGATGGCCGCGTGGGCAATCGCCTGACCTCGGCACTGGGGCCGCTGAAGCTGCGCGAAATCAAAGGCGGGCGTAAAGCGGTCAAAGCATACGTACGCGAAACCATGGCGCAGTTGCATGACCAGATGGGCAACGCCACGGGGATGCGCCTGTTTCTGGTTGGCGGGTCCTGGCGGGCCATTGCACGGGTCGATATGGAACGGCGGGGCTATCCGCTGACGGTACTGCACGAATACCGCATGAGCGCGCGGCAGATCAGCAAGACTGCCGAATATATCCGTGGGTCCGACCTGAACGAGCTGCGGGGACGTTGCAATATCTCGGACAGCCGCATGACACTGGTCCCTCTGGCGACAATTGTCCTCAAAGAACTGATGCGCACCTTTAAGCCCAAGGATGTGGCGATCTCATCGTACGGGATCCGCGAAGGGATGCTTTATGAGCAGATGCCCCGTGCGTTGCGCGAACGCGACCCGCTGATCGAGGCCTGCCGCTTTGTCGAAGCAAAAGACGCCCGCCTGCCAGGGTTCGGGCGGGTCCTGTACGAATTCATCAAACCTTTGTTTCCACGCGCGAACTGGCAGCGCAAACGGATTATCAAAGCGGCCTGCCTGCTGCATGATGTCAGCTGGCGCGCGCACCCCGACTACCGTGCCGAAGTCACATTCGACAACGCCACACGCGCCAATCTGGGCGGGTTGAAGCATTATGAGCGCGTGTTCCTCGGGCTTGCGCTGATGAACCGCTACACCAGCAAGACGGCGAATTCGCGGTTCACGCCGCTTTTCGCGATGCTTGATGAGAGCCAGATCAAAGAAGCCGAAATACTGGGCAAAGCAATGCGCCTTGGCGCCATGCTCTGGCTGACCGCCGATGAAAAGCCCGGCACTTTGAAGTGGAAGCCGCAGAAACGCGAACTGAAATTGAGCCTGACCGAGCACGCCCGACCACTCTTTGGCGAAGTTGCACAAGTCCGGTTTGCGGCATTGGCTACTGCGATGGATGCGACCAGTACCGTAGAATTCACCAAGTGA
- the proS gene encoding proline--tRNA ligase has protein sequence MRMSRYFLPVLKETPREAQIVSHRYMLQAGMIKQASAGIYSWLPLGFKVLRKIENIVHEEQARAGHIAIQMPTIQSADLWRESGRYDAYGEEMLRIKDRGGREMLFTPTAEELVTDIFRAHVTSYKDLPLTLYQIQWKFRDEVRPRFGVMRGREFYMKDGYNFDLTKEDALHAYNRHLVSYLRTYERMGLQAIPMRADSGPIGGDDTHEFLVLADTGESEVFYDSEITELKFGDREIDYDDHAACQAVLEEFTSRYARTDETHDQALFDAIPEERKRTARGIEVGQIFYFGTKYSEAMGALVDDGKGGKVPVHMGSHGIGVSRLLGAIIEASHDDKGIIWPEGVTPFHCGIVNLKTGDAEADAACESLYASLSALGLEPLYDDRDERAGAKFGTMDMIGLPWRITVGPRGLKNGVVELTSRRTGESEELPPAEAVAKIAKIYEGIA, from the coding sequence ATGCGCATGAGCCGCTATTTCCTGCCCGTTCTCAAAGAAACGCCCCGCGAGGCGCAGATCGTCAGCCACCGCTACATGTTGCAGGCCGGCATGATCAAACAGGCCAGCGCGGGCATCTATTCATGGTTACCGCTCGGCTTTAAGGTGCTCCGCAAGATCGAGAATATCGTGCACGAAGAACAGGCGCGTGCGGGGCACATCGCAATCCAGATGCCCACGATCCAGTCGGCAGACCTGTGGCGCGAAAGTGGTCGCTATGATGCCTACGGCGAAGAAATGTTGCGGATCAAGGACCGTGGCGGGCGTGAGATGCTGTTCACACCGACGGCTGAGGAACTGGTGACGGATATCTTCCGCGCCCATGTGACCAGCTATAAAGACCTGCCACTGACGCTGTATCAGATCCAGTGGAAATTCCGCGATGAGGTTCGCCCGCGCTTTGGCGTCATGCGGGGCCGTGAATTCTATATGAAAGACGGCTACAACTTTGATCTGACCAAAGAAGACGCGCTGCACGCCTACAATCGCCATCTTGTCAGCTATCTGCGTACCTATGAACGCATGGGCCTGCAAGCGATCCCGATGCGCGCCGATAGTGGCCCAATCGGTGGCGATGATACGCATGAATTCCTTGTGTTGGCCGATACGGGCGAGTCAGAGGTCTTCTATGACAGCGAGATCACTGAACTGAAGTTCGGCGACCGCGAGATTGATTATGATGATCACGCCGCTTGTCAGGCAGTGCTTGAGGAATTCACCTCGCGCTATGCCCGCACCGATGAAACCCACGATCAGGCGCTTTTCGATGCGATCCCGGAGGAGCGCAAGCGCACGGCGCGCGGGATCGAAGTGGGGCAGATCTTCTACTTTGGCACCAAATATTCCGAGGCAATGGGCGCTTTGGTCGATGATGGCAAGGGCGGCAAGGTACCGGTTCATATGGGCAGCCACGGCATCGGCGTGTCGCGCCTGCTGGGTGCGATCATCGAGGCAAGCCATGACGACAAGGGCATCATCTGGCCTGAGGGTGTGACGCCGTTCCATTGCGGGATCGTGAACCTGAAAACCGGTGATGCCGAGGCGGATGCCGCTTGCGAGTCGCTTTACGCGTCGCTGTCAGCGCTGGGCCTTGAACCGCTTTATGATGACCGTGACGAGCGGGCAGGGGCCAAGTTTGGCACCATGGACATGATCGGCCTGCCTTGGCGCATCACCGTAGGGCCACGCGGCCTGAAGAACGGTGTGGTTGAGCTGACCAGCCGCCGGACAGGCGAGAGCGAAGAACTGCCCCCCGCAGAGGCCGTGGCGAAAATCGCCAAGATTTACGAGGGAATTGCGTGA
- a CDS encoding AAA+ family ATPase, protein MKQILALTVAAALLCAPAMAEDAPESDMGEGLDLIEEGARMLMRGLMSEMEPALDALRDNVEQMGPALGEFVQSVGPAFGALLERIDDLRYYEAPEILPNGDIIMRRSPDAPAWEPEPDTTEIEL, encoded by the coding sequence ATGAAACAGATTCTCGCACTCACGGTCGCCGCGGCGCTTTTGTGCGCGCCTGCCATGGCAGAGGATGCACCCGAAAGCGACATGGGCGAAGGTCTCGACCTCATAGAAGAGGGCGCACGGATGCTGATGCGCGGCTTGATGTCAGAGATGGAGCCTGCGCTGGATGCGCTTCGGGATAACGTTGAACAAATGGGGCCCGCCTTGGGTGAATTTGTCCAATCGGTCGGTCCGGCGTTCGGCGCACTGCTCGAACGGATTGACGATCTTCGTTATTATGAAGCGCCCGAAATCTTGCCTAATGGCGATATCATCATGCGCCGCAGCCCGGACGCCCCTGCATGGGAGCCCGAGCCGGACACAACTGAAATAGAGCTTTAG
- a CDS encoding molecular chaperone DjiA produces MSIWSRMAEAIAALAKGEGLSAVFEKLRASPDRTVAFAIAVIALGAKMAKADGQVTKDEVVAFREVFVIPAAEEANAARVFNLARQDVAGYDIYARRIKAMYGDDVRPLRDLLEGLFHIALADGLYHPKEDDFLQNVATIFGFDERRFRSIRAQFVDEAERDPYDVLGVDPTASKHEIRAAWRKLVRDTHPDQMMARGVPEEAVKLAERRMVAINRAWEEIQGNHA; encoded by the coding sequence ATGTCGATTTGGTCCCGCATGGCCGAAGCAATCGCTGCACTCGCCAAAGGTGAGGGGCTGTCGGCTGTCTTCGAGAAACTGCGTGCGTCACCGGATCGGACCGTGGCCTTTGCGATCGCCGTGATTGCGCTGGGCGCAAAGATGGCCAAGGCTGACGGGCAGGTGACCAAGGATGAGGTCGTGGCCTTCCGCGAGGTTTTCGTGATCCCGGCTGCGGAAGAGGCGAACGCGGCGCGTGTCTTCAACCTCGCACGTCAGGACGTAGCGGGCTACGATATCTATGCGCGCCGCATCAAGGCCATGTATGGCGATGATGTGCGCCCGCTGCGCGACCTGCTGGAGGGGCTGTTTCACATCGCCTTGGCCGACGGTCTGTATCACCCCAAAGAAGACGATTTCCTGCAAAATGTCGCTACGATTTTCGGATTTGACGAGCGCCGCTTCCGCAGCATCCGCGCCCAGTTTGTGGATGAAGCCGAGCGCGATCCCTACGATGTGCTGGGGGTGGACCCCACGGCGTCAAAGCACGAGATCCGCGCGGCGTGGCGCAAACTGGTGCGCGACACCCATCCGGACCAGATGATGGCGCGCGGCGTGCCCGAAGAGGCGGTGAAGCTTGCGGAACGGCGGATGGTGGCAATCAACCGCGCCTGGGAAGAGATCCAGGGGAACCACGCGTGA
- a CDS encoding PP2C family protein-serine/threonine phosphatase — translation MVNVVDEAIRFDVATAATKGERDYQEDSLIASFPQGQETGFAVLADGMGGHMCGDVASALVMSEVFSQIKMNEMLLSKRITDISSILHMTATAANDRISQYVDERPDSYGMGATLLATVIRGNELYWVSVGDSPLYLFRDGVLTQLNQDHSMAPQIDMMVKVGAMSEEMGRDHPDRNTLTSAIAGHAIAKIDCPDAPKTVRTGDIIIAATDGLQFLSNDAIAAILQETHTKPSMNISHALMAALDDLADPDQDNTAFTVIKLGASQQVDQSETDDLESAAFYRRPDLAMTKTPILETVATNLAPRTHAEIDPIDIPQKRVIRLVTSQTLDFKQTAASSETGAAVAPSKSHGNTSWYRRRTSND, via the coding sequence ATGGTAAACGTGGTAGACGAAGCAATCAGATTTGATGTTGCAACGGCAGCAACAAAAGGCGAACGGGACTATCAAGAAGACAGTCTGATCGCCAGTTTTCCCCAAGGGCAAGAAACCGGTTTTGCAGTACTCGCCGATGGCATGGGCGGGCATATGTGCGGTGATGTGGCCAGTGCGCTGGTGATGTCCGAGGTGTTTAGCCAGATCAAGATGAACGAAATGCTGCTGAGCAAACGCATCACCGATATTTCCAGCATTCTTCACATGACAGCGACCGCTGCCAACGACCGCATCAGCCAGTATGTCGATGAGCGCCCTGACTCATACGGCATGGGCGCCACGCTCTTGGCGACCGTTATTCGCGGGAATGAGCTTTACTGGGTATCGGTCGGCGACTCCCCGCTTTATCTGTTCCGTGATGGTGTCTTGACCCAATTGAACCAGGATCACTCGATGGCACCGCAAATTGACATGATGGTCAAGGTCGGCGCGATGTCGGAAGAAATGGGCCGCGACCACCCCGACCGCAATACGCTGACCTCCGCGATTGCCGGTCACGCTATCGCCAAGATTGACTGTCCGGACGCGCCCAAAACAGTGCGGACGGGCGATATCATCATTGCTGCAACGGACGGGCTCCAGTTTTTGTCGAACGACGCGATTGCCGCGATCCTGCAAGAAACACACACAAAGCCAAGCATGAATATTTCACACGCTTTGATGGCCGCATTGGACGACCTTGCAGACCCTGATCAGGACAATACCGCATTCACTGTGATCAAGCTTGGCGCAAGCCAGCAGGTTGACCAGTCCGAAACGGACGACTTGGAAAGTGCGGCGTTTTACCGGCGTCCCGACCTAGCCATGACGAAAACCCCGATCTTAGAGACTGTTGCCACCAATCTCGCGCCAAGGACGCACGCAGAGATAGACCCGATCGACATTCCCCAAAAGCGCGTAATCCGTCTGGTTACATCGCAAACGCTGGATTTCAAACAGACAGCGGCGTCATCGGAAACCGGCGCAGCGGTCGCACCGAGCAAATCGCACGGCAACACAAGCTGGTATCGCCGCCGTACCTCAAACGACTAG
- a CDS encoding endonuclease/exonuclease/phosphatase family protein, with product MRIATYNVEWFNSLFDRHDRLIDDGTWSARWDVTKAEQTAGLGVVFAAMDADAVMIIEAPDSSNRRDARVALENFAARFGLRAREAVTGFTNDTQQEIALLFDPDVVSARHDPQSDASVPRFDGEFRMDVDVDAHPDPIVWSKPPLEIAMTTANGPLRLIGVHAKSKAPHGARNAAEATRISIQNRRKQLAQCVWLRKRVEQHLAAGDDLIVLGDFNDGPGLDEYEKLFGRSGVEIVLGENGETRLFDPHAQIVLGRRIGAAPVTARFKRKGQPYLQALLDYIMVSPSLTAKSPSWQIWHPFDHPDCYADDAVREALLMASDHFPVVLDIDL from the coding sequence GTGAGGATCGCGACCTACAATGTGGAATGGTTCAACAGCCTTTTTGACCGCCATGACAGGCTGATTGACGACGGCACATGGTCGGCACGCTGGGATGTCACCAAGGCCGAACAGACCGCCGGATTGGGCGTCGTCTTTGCCGCGATGGACGCGGATGCGGTCATGATCATTGAGGCCCCTGATTCAAGCAACCGTCGCGATGCGCGGGTGGCGCTGGAGAATTTCGCCGCACGTTTCGGTCTGCGCGCGCGTGAGGCGGTGACGGGGTTTACCAACGACACGCAGCAGGAAATCGCACTGCTTTTTGACCCTGATGTTGTCTCTGCACGCCATGACCCGCAAAGCGATGCATCCGTGCCGCGGTTTGACGGGGAATTCCGGATGGATGTCGATGTGGACGCCCATCCTGACCCGATTGTCTGGTCCAAACCGCCGCTTGAAATCGCAATGACAACTGCAAACGGGCCGCTGCGCCTGATCGGGGTGCACGCGAAGTCAAAAGCCCCGCATGGTGCGCGGAATGCGGCAGAGGCCACGCGTATTTCGATCCAGAACCGCCGCAAACAACTGGCGCAATGTGTCTGGCTGCGCAAACGCGTGGAACAGCATCTGGCGGCTGGTGACGACCTGATCGTGCTGGGGGATTTCAATGACGGTCCGGGGCTTGACGAGTATGAAAAACTCTTCGGCCGTTCAGGGGTCGAGATTGTCTTGGGCGAGAATGGCGAAACGCGGCTTTTCGATCCGCACGCGCAGATCGTGTTGGGCCGCAGGATCGGGGCGGCGCCGGTCACGGCACGGTTCAAACGCAAAGGGCAGCCGTATCTGCAGGCCCTGCTTGATTACATCATGGTGTCACCAAGTTTGACTGCGAAATCGCCAAGTTGGCAGATCTGGCACCCTTTCGATCATCCCGATTGCTATGCGGATGACGCAGTTCGCGAAGCGCTCCTGATGGCGTCAGATCACTTCCCGGTCGTGCTTGATATTGATTTGTGA
- a CDS encoding peroxiredoxin, whose protein sequence is MSLSDVDWTLIPAPADDGKAAHLEGQSLPDVTLKATDGPAITLGDLRGVTVIYVYPMTGRPDRDLPEGWNDIPGARGCTPQSCAFRDHFAELQAYGVDNLFGLSTQDTGYQTEAAERLHLPFALLSDADLAFGKALDLPGMEADGKYLHKRLTMIARDGVIAKVFYPVFPPDQDAANVIDWLRTHAEERA, encoded by the coding sequence GTGAGCTTGTCCGACGTCGACTGGACATTGATCCCCGCACCTGCTGATGATGGCAAGGCGGCGCATCTTGAAGGTCAGTCGCTGCCGGATGTGACCCTGAAAGCCACCGACGGCCCGGCAATCACGCTCGGCGACTTGCGCGGTGTGACCGTAATCTATGTCTATCCGATGACGGGCCGCCCTGACCGTGACCTGCCCGAAGGCTGGAACGACATCCCCGGTGCGCGGGGGTGTACGCCACAGTCCTGTGCCTTCCGCGATCACTTCGCCGAATTGCAGGCCTATGGCGTGGATAACCTCTTTGGGCTTTCCACGCAGGACACTGGCTATCAGACCGAGGCGGCCGAACGCCTGCACCTGCCGTTCGCGCTTTTGTCTGATGCCGATCTGGCATTCGGCAAGGCGCTTGATCTGCCGGGCATGGAAGCGGACGGCAAGTATCTGCACAAGCGCCTGACGATGATTGCGCGTGACGGGGTCATTGCCAAAGTATTCTATCCGGTGTTCCCACCCGATCAGGATGCGGCGAATGTGATTGATTGGCTGCGGACACACGCGGAAGAACGCGCATAG
- a CDS encoding AI-2E family transporter produces the protein MALPVGQQAKYWGIATAVFLVSLWFLGDVILPFVLGGAIAYCLDPIADRLERLGCSRIAAVAIITLVALFVFILLILLVIPTLVQQTASLIETAPALFDRLRTGLTERFPQLMDNQSVAYQQLLTIGEAIQSRGGELINGLLSSALGLINIIVLLVIVPVVAVYMLLDWDNMTAKIDSMLPRDHVDTIRQLARDIDATLASFIRGQGTVCLVLGTYYAVALMLAGLNFGLIVGFIAGLITFIPYVGALVGGTLAVGLALFQFWGSVEVPDGDTIAYGTNWLRIGIVAGIFGLGQFLEGNILTPKLVGGSVGLHPVWLLFALSVFGTLFGFVGMLVAVPIAAMIGVVARWGLAQYKDSLLYRGKSEDD, from the coding sequence ATGGCACTTCCTGTCGGACAACAAGCGAAATACTGGGGCATCGCGACAGCGGTGTTTCTGGTCTCTTTGTGGTTTCTGGGCGATGTGATCCTCCCCTTCGTGCTGGGCGGGGCAATTGCCTATTGCCTTGATCCCATCGCGGACCGGCTTGAGCGCCTGGGATGTAGCCGCATTGCTGCTGTCGCTATTATCACGCTGGTCGCACTCTTCGTCTTTATCTTGCTGATCCTGCTGGTCATCCCGACACTGGTGCAACAAACCGCATCGCTGATTGAAACGGCCCCCGCGCTGTTTGACCGCCTGCGCACGGGGCTGACCGAGCGCTTCCCGCAGCTGATGGACAACCAAAGCGTGGCCTATCAGCAGCTTTTGACAATTGGCGAGGCGATCCAGTCGCGCGGCGGTGAGCTGATCAACGGGCTGCTCTCGTCCGCTCTCGGGCTCATCAACATCATCGTTTTGCTGGTCATCGTGCCGGTTGTGGCGGTCTATATGCTGCTCGATTGGGACAATATGACCGCCAAGATCGACAGCATGTTGCCGCGCGACCACGTTGATACCATCCGCCAACTGGCCCGCGATATCGACGCGACGCTGGCCTCGTTCATTCGCGGACAAGGCACCGTCTGTCTGGTGCTGGGCACCTACTATGCCGTGGCGCTGATGCTGGCGGGGCTGAACTTTGGCCTGATCGTGGGTTTCATCGCCGGTCTGATCACCTTCATTCCTTACGTCGGCGCCTTGGTCGGCGGCACTCTGGCCGTCGGGTTGGCGCTGTTCCAGTTCTGGGGCAGTGTCGAGGTGCCGGATGGCGACACGATAGCCTATGGCACCAACTGGCTACGCATCGGAATTGTGGCAGGCATCTTCGGGTTGGGCCAGTTTCTTGAGGGCAATATCCTAACGCCGAAACTTGTCGGCGGGTCCGTCGGCCTCCACCCCGTGTGGCTGCTCTTTGCGCTTTCCGTGTTCGGAACACTTTTTGGGTTCGTCGGCATGCTGGTGGCCGTACCCATTGCCGCAATGATCGGTGTTGTCGCGCGCTGGGGTCTGGCCCAATACAAAGACAGCCTCCTTTATCGCGGCAAATCCGAGGACGACTGA